The following proteins are encoded in a genomic region of Pyrus communis chromosome 11, drPyrComm1.1, whole genome shotgun sequence:
- the LOC137709472 gene encoding UDP-glycosyltransferase 708G1-like, whose amino-acid sequence MSDSGDLRDRHVALLPSAGMGHLTPFLRLAALLASHNVCVTFITPNPTVSLAESQSLSNFLMAFPQITRKQLHLLPLDESCANSEDPFYHHFELIRRSSHMLSPLLSSLSPPLSAMITDMSFASTVLPVTDSLGLPNYIFFTSSAKMLTLYASFHTMLGPNHTIKDDLQVPGLGPIPKSRMPPPLLQESNNLLKTFFIENGKKMTESSGILVNTYESIESETLAALNEGKVLRKLPSVISIGPLAPCFFETSQQLQWLDDQATGSVLYVSFGSRTAMSREQIRELGDGLVRSGCRFLWAVKDKKVDIEDDEKLTEVLGEELLERVKINGLGVKNWLNQEEILSHPAIGGFLSHCGWNSLSEALWNGVRILAWPQHGDQKVNADLVERIGLGTWDKSWGWGDGEMLVKAEDIAQSVSEIMGNDLLKLQALHIRDNARRAVGDGGSSTKSLTALIDTWKKFQVLP is encoded by the coding sequence ATGTCAGATTCCGGCGATCTACGAGACCGTCATGTAGCTCTCCTTCCAAGTGCCGGAATGGGCCATCTCACACCCTTCCTTCGGCTTGCAGCGTTACTAGCATCACATAATGTTTGTGTCACTTTCATCACTCCAAATCCAACCGTCTCACTTGCCGAGTCACAGAGTTTGTCGAATTTCCTCATGGCCTTCCCACAAATTACTCGAAAGCAGCTTCATCTCCTTCCGCTCGACGAGTCCTGTGCCAATTCCGAAGACCCTTTTTACCACCATTTTGAATTGATTCGCCGCTCTTCTCACATGCTCTCTCCTCTTTTATCTTCACTCTCTCCACCTCTCTCCGCTATGATCACAGACATGAGCTTCGCCTCCACGGTTCTTCCTGTAACCGATTCTCTCGGACTTCCAAACTACATTTTCTTCACATCATCTGCCAAAATGTTGACACTTTATGCGTCCTTCCACACCATGCTTGGCCCTAATCACACTATAAAAGATGATCTCCAAGTTCCGGGTTTGGGGCCAATACCAAAATCACGGATGCCTCCACCACTGCTGCAGGAAAGTAACAATCTGCTGAAGACCTTTTTCATAGAGAATGGTAAGAAAATGACTGAATCAAGCGGAATTTTGGTGAACACATATGAAAGTATAGAGAGTGAGACTTTGGCAGCACTAAATGAAGGCAAAGTATTGAGAAAACTACCGTCAGTAATTTCCATCGGACCGCTAGCACCGTGTTTCTTCGAGACAAGCCAACAACTGCAATGGCTTGATGATCAAGCAACTGGGTCAGTACTCTACGTCAGCTTTGGGAGCAGGACTGCCATGTCCAGGGAGCAAATTAGAGAGTTGGGTGATGGTTTGGTGAGGAGCGGTTGCAGGTTTCTGTGGGCGGTGAAGGATAAGAAAGTTGACATCGAAGATGACGAGAAACTGACTGAGGTGCTTGGAGAGGAATTATTGGAGAGGGTGAAGATAAATGGATTGGGAGTGAAGAACTGGCTGAACCAGGAGGAGATATTGAGCCATCCGGCCATCGGTGGGTTTTTAAGTCACTGTGGCTGGAACTCTTTGTCTGAGGCTCTCTGGAACGGTGTGCGCATATTAGCATGGCCGCAACATGGGGATCAGAAAGTCAATGCAGATTTGGTGGAGAGAATTGGACTCGGAACGTGGGATAAGAGTTGGGGTTGGGGTGATGGGGAGATGTTGGTGAAAGCAGAGGACATTGCACAGAGCGTTAGTGAGATAATGGGAAATGACTTATTGAAGTTGCAAGCACTGCACATTAGAGACAATGCTAGAAGGGCGGTTGGAGATGGTGGTAGTTCAACAAAAAGTCTCACTGCTCTCATCGACACATGGAAGAAGTTTCAGGTACTACCATAG
- the LOC137709252 gene encoding uncharacterized protein, whose amino-acid sequence MKVDGTIHNQPVRILLDSGSTHNFVDYMLVRKLGWPLQATKPFDVMIADRGKVRSQGCCKNLSLELGGYHCHIDLFALPLGGCDVVLVVQWHSSVGPVLWDFQLLTMEFHVGTNSYKLYHSAPPYPLVDDMVVQNLEKELSGSNLGVLLYSVDKVYLPDNTTLTTSQQEELQAILDEFEAVFLIHTHMPPAREHDHRIPLIAGARPL is encoded by the coding sequence ATGAAGGTCGATGGGACAATCCACAACCAACCAGTTCGCATCTTGCTCGACTCGGGTAGTACCCACAATTTTGTTGATTACATGTTAGTAAGGAAGCTTGGGTGGCCTCTTCAAGCTACAAAACCCTTTGATGTCATGATTGCAGACAGAGGCAAAGTAAGAAGCCAGGGTTGTTGCAAGAACCTGTCTCTCGAATTGGGTGGCTATCACTGTCATATAGACCTTTTTGCCCTTCCACTAGGGGGTTGTGATGTGGTTCTGGTGGTTCAATGGCACTCTTCTGTGGGCCCTGTCTTATGGGATTTCCAGCTTCTTACCATGGAATTCCACGTGGGAACTAACTCTTACAAACTGTACCATAGTGCACCACCTTACCCTCTTGTTGATGACATGGTAGTTCAAAACTTGGAGAAAGAATTATCTGGTTCAAACCTGGGGGTTCTCTTGTATTCTGTGGACAAGGTTTATCTTCCAGACAACACCACTCTAACTACTAGCCAACAAGAAGAGTTACAAGCTATTTTAGATGAATTTGAGGCTGTATTTCTCATTCATACTCACATGCCTCCTGCAAGAGAACATGATCACAGGATCCCACTTATTGCTGGCGCCCGACCACTTTAG